One genomic region from Cyanobium usitatum str. Tous encodes:
- the nadA gene encoding quinolinate synthase NadA: MVFTATQNHAPHDLPAAISALKQERKAVILAHYYQDAAVQDIADFIGDSLELSRKAAATDAEVIVFCGVHFMAETAKILSPAKTVLLPDLEAGCSLADACPAKAFAAFRAEHPDHIAVSYINCSAAVKALSDLICTSSNAVDLVKQLPADRPILFAPDQNLGRWVQRQSGRQLTLWPGSCIVHETFSEQALLQLKLEHSEAEVLAHPECQQHLLDLADFIGSTSALLRRSEASPATSFIVLTEPGILHQMRLKVPGKSFYEVPGSDGCSCNACPYMRLNTLEKVWQCLDLMEPEIVMDEALRLRALAPIERMLAMSR, from the coding sequence TTGGTTTTCACCGCCACCCAGAACCACGCACCGCACGATCTGCCCGCCGCGATCAGCGCCCTGAAGCAGGAGCGCAAGGCCGTGATCCTGGCGCACTACTACCAAGACGCAGCCGTTCAGGACATCGCCGACTTCATCGGCGACTCGCTGGAGCTCTCGCGCAAAGCCGCCGCCACCGACGCCGAGGTGATCGTTTTTTGCGGCGTCCACTTCATGGCGGAGACCGCCAAGATCCTCAGCCCGGCTAAAACCGTGCTGCTGCCAGATCTGGAGGCCGGCTGCTCGTTGGCGGATGCCTGCCCAGCCAAAGCGTTTGCCGCCTTCCGCGCCGAGCACCCCGACCACATCGCCGTGAGCTACATCAACTGCTCGGCGGCGGTGAAAGCTCTCAGCGACCTGATCTGCACCAGCAGTAACGCGGTGGATCTGGTGAAGCAGCTGCCAGCCGACCGGCCGATCCTGTTTGCCCCCGACCAAAACCTGGGCCGCTGGGTGCAGCGCCAGAGCGGCCGCCAGCTCACCCTCTGGCCAGGCAGCTGCATCGTGCATGAAACCTTCAGCGAGCAAGCCCTGCTGCAGCTAAAGCTCGAGCACTCGGAGGCTGAGGTGCTGGCCCACCCCGAGTGCCAGCAACACCTGCTGGACTTGGCCGACTTCATTGGCTCCACCAGCGCCCTGCTGCGCCGCTCCGAAGCCAGCCCCGCCACCAGCTTCATCGTGCTCACCGAGCCGGGGATCCTGCACCAGATGCGGCTGAAGGTTCCCGGCAAGAGCTTCTATGAGGTGCCCGGCAGCGATGGCTGCAGCTGCAACGCCTGCCCCTACATGCGGCTCAACACCCTGGAAAAAGTGTGGCAGTGCCTCGATCTAATGGAGCCAGAGATCGTGATGGATGAGGCGCTGCGGCTAAGGGCCCTGGCACCGATTGAGCGGATGCTGGCAATGAGCCGCTGA
- a CDS encoding TIGR04168 family protein: MAVSGGGKTLRIAIAGDLHGAWDHSDHALLDCLAPDALLVVGDLSDGQQRIPALLRQLPMPVACILGNHDTGKDASGRTLQHQIDLLGEVHCGWKMRALSPPDLAVVGGRPATAGGGFKLSRAVQAAFGPVSLQESADRITAAAATAPPDWPLVLLSHSGPSGLGSDAASPCGRDWKPPACDWGDLDLALAIRQIRLNRPVPLVVFGHMHHALRRGQGDRQSFCRDRAGTSYLNTACVPRHGTDGAGQALRHFSWVELVGQEVVSASHRWFGLGGELLYEERLWTAPELAPC; the protein is encoded by the coding sequence ATGGCGGTATCCGGCGGGGGGAAAACGCTCCGCATTGCCATTGCCGGAGACCTGCACGGTGCTTGGGACCACAGCGACCACGCCCTGCTGGACTGCCTGGCCCCCGATGCGCTGCTCGTGGTGGGCGACCTCAGTGATGGTCAGCAGCGAATTCCGGCCCTGCTGCGCCAACTGCCCATGCCGGTGGCCTGCATCCTTGGCAACCACGACACCGGCAAGGACGCATCTGGGCGCACCCTGCAGCACCAGATCGATCTGCTTGGGGAGGTTCACTGCGGCTGGAAAATGCGAGCTCTTAGCCCGCCGGATCTGGCGGTGGTGGGGGGGCGGCCGGCTACCGCCGGCGGTGGATTCAAGCTTTCCCGAGCTGTGCAGGCTGCCTTCGGCCCGGTGAGCTTGCAGGAGTCGGCCGATCGGATCACGGCCGCCGCCGCCACCGCACCCCCCGACTGGCCCCTGGTGTTGCTGAGCCATAGCGGCCCCTCCGGACTCGGCAGCGATGCCGCCTCCCCCTGCGGCCGCGACTGGAAGCCACCCGCCTGCGACTGGGGTGATCTCGACCTAGCCCTGGCCATCCGCCAGATCCGCCTCAACCGCCCGGTGCCCTTGGTGGTGTTTGGGCACATGCACCACGCCCTTAGGCGCGGCCAGGGGGATCGCCAAAGCTTCTGCCGCGACCGGGCCGGCACCTCCTACCTCAACACCGCCTGCGTTCCCCGCCACGGCACCGATGGCGCCGGTCAGGCCCTGCGCCACTTCAGCTGGGTGGAGCTGGTAGGCCAGGAGGTGGTGAGCGCCAGCCATCGCTGGTTTGGCCTGGGTGGCGAGCTGCTCTACGAAGAGCGCCTCTGGACCGCTCCCGAACTGGCGCCGTGCTGA
- a CDS encoding glycoside hydrolase family 24 protein: MTLPSTCFRSALALAVGLGTLSLTAPVAQASESLQASELLQAAGAAQPSFPTALALPLPPPPVRIFAITAERRALLNTIRFAEGTWADGDDIGYRIMFGGGLMPSLERHPDRVVRTARYASAAAGAYQFMPFTWNMVSRSLGIAAFGPQVQDQGAIYLIQRRGALALADQGVFSPLLAAKLAPEWASFPTLAGRSFYGQPVKRFHDLKRFYDANLSRLRDQELQVTANVETKPACAPAGSLRCQLEALEKLGPRSRSQNPG, translated from the coding sequence ATGACCTTGCCCAGCACCTGTTTTCGATCCGCCCTTGCCTTGGCCGTAGGCCTGGGCACCCTTTCCCTGACGGCTCCGGTAGCTCAAGCCTCTGAGTCGCTCCAAGCCTCTGAGTTGCTCCAAGCCGCTGGGGCCGCTCAGCCCAGCTTCCCCACGGCTCTGGCCCTGCCTCTGCCCCCGCCGCCGGTGCGGATCTTCGCGATCACGGCTGAGCGCCGCGCCCTTCTCAACACCATTCGCTTTGCCGAAGGCACCTGGGCCGATGGCGACGACATCGGCTACCGGATCATGTTTGGTGGCGGCCTGATGCCCTCCCTGGAGCGCCATCCCGACCGGGTGGTGCGCACTGCCCGCTACGCCAGTGCCGCGGCAGGTGCTTACCAGTTCATGCCCTTCACCTGGAACATGGTTTCGCGCTCCTTGGGAATCGCGGCCTTTGGTCCCCAGGTTCAAGACCAGGGCGCCATCTACCTAATCCAGCGTCGTGGTGCCCTGGCCCTGGCTGACCAAGGCGTGTTCTCGCCGCTGCTGGCGGCCAAATTGGCCCCCGAGTGGGCAAGCTTCCCCACCCTCGCCGGCCGCAGCTTCTACGGCCAGCCGGTGAAGCGCTTCCACGACCTCAAGCGCTTCTACGACGCCAACCTCAGCCGTCTGCGCGATCAGGAGCTCCAGGTCACCGCCAATGTTGAAACCAAGCCCGCTTGTGCGCCGGCCGGTTCCCTGCGCTGTCAGCTCGAGGCGCTTGAAAAGCTGGGACCGCGCAGCCGCAGCCAAAACCCCGGCTGA
- a CDS encoding TPM domain-containing protein — MGRAWNAVLPALVSLLLVLTCWLGVGIAPAQAYDNPDLLPDHPTPVIDLAKALTDAQRTSLEENLTRFEADTGWKLRVLTQYDRTPGQAVKDFWNLDERSLLLVADERGGNLLNFNVGDALFALMPRTYWVELQTRFGNQYYVRDNGQDAAIVDALAAVEICLERGGCQVVPGLPREQWLLTLSTSVLGGLVAGFASYPRKEGRKVEWAWVLLLSPLWLILFGALGLGPILTRTNDLLPVARNTLAFLGAALGAYLIAGATVGKARLKDADQG, encoded by the coding sequence ATGGGTCGCGCTTGGAACGCCGTGCTGCCTGCGCTGGTGTCGCTGTTGCTGGTGTTGACCTGCTGGCTGGGTGTGGGCATCGCTCCGGCCCAGGCCTACGACAACCCCGATCTCCTACCCGACCACCCCACGCCTGTGATCGACCTGGCCAAGGCCCTCACCGATGCTCAGCGCACCAGCCTGGAAGAAAATCTCACCCGCTTCGAGGCCGATACCGGCTGGAAACTGCGGGTGCTCACCCAGTACGACCGCACCCCAGGCCAGGCGGTGAAGGACTTCTGGAACCTGGACGAACGCAGCCTGCTGCTGGTGGCAGATGAGCGCGGCGGCAACCTGCTCAACTTCAACGTGGGCGATGCCCTGTTTGCCTTGATGCCCCGCACCTACTGGGTGGAGCTTCAGACCCGCTTCGGCAACCAGTACTACGTGCGCGACAACGGCCAGGACGCCGCCATTGTCGATGCCCTTGCAGCGGTTGAAATTTGTTTGGAGCGGGGTGGTTGCCAGGTGGTACCGGGCCTGCCGCGCGAGCAGTGGCTGCTCACCCTCTCCACTTCCGTGCTCGGCGGCCTGGTGGCGGGCTTCGCCTCCTATCCGCGCAAAGAAGGTCGCAAGGTGGAGTGGGCCTGGGTGCTGCTGCTCTCACCTTTGTGGCTGATCCTGTTTGGCGCCCTAGGGCTGGGCCCAATCCTTACCCGCACCAACGACCTCCTGCCGGTTGCCCGCAACACCCTGGCCTTCCTCGGCGCCGCTCTCGGCGCCTACTTAATCGCCGGAGCCACCGTGGGTAAGGCCAGGCTCAAAGATGCCGATCAGGGCTAG
- a CDS encoding class I SAM-dependent methyltransferase, producing the protein MSLPPWLLQRFEAAGGALPFRTYMEWVLHDPLHGAYGAGRLRIGPAGDFATAPSLGPDFAALLAPQLADWLTALAAGPGPLALVEAGPGEGSLALQLAEELVAGWPQLAQRLELVLVEPNEGMAARQRALLQDCPLPCRWASFAELAASPLRGVVLAHEVLDALAVERIEWDGALWRQQLVALHEGSGAELSLRLEPGAPLELAAAAQLEPLGLLPPSPQRPPGWCSELHPGLAPWLGECAAAVAEGQLLVIDYALEAWRYYAPQRSSGTLMAYRGQQASGDPLLEPGAWDLTAHLCIESVDAAAAASGWQPLGQCRQGQALLALGLAERLHGLQQEAPAALASVLARREALLRLVDPVALGDFRWLAYGRGVTPELPRFSREPGSLTPATG; encoded by the coding sequence GTGAGCTTGCCCCCCTGGCTGCTGCAGCGCTTCGAGGCCGCCGGCGGGGCGCTGCCCTTTCGCACCTACATGGAATGGGTGTTGCACGATCCGTTGCACGGCGCCTATGGGGCGGGCCGGCTGCGCATCGGCCCGGCGGGGGATTTCGCCACCGCCCCTTCCCTGGGGCCCGATTTCGCCGCCCTGCTGGCTCCCCAGCTGGCCGACTGGCTCACTGCCCTGGCGGCCGGTCCCGGGCCCCTGGCCCTGGTTGAGGCAGGGCCAGGCGAGGGCAGCTTGGCCCTGCAGCTGGCCGAGGAACTGGTGGCGGGTTGGCCCCAGCTGGCCCAGCGCCTGGAGCTGGTGCTGGTGGAGCCCAACGAGGGCATGGCGGCCCGTCAGCGAGCCCTGCTGCAGGACTGCCCCTTGCCCTGTCGCTGGGCCAGCTTCGCGGAGCTGGCGGCCTCACCGCTGCGCGGTGTGGTGCTCGCCCATGAGGTGCTTGATGCCCTGGCGGTGGAGCGAATCGAGTGGGACGGGGCGCTCTGGCGCCAGCAGCTGGTGGCGCTGCACGAGGGCTCTGGGGCGGAGCTCTCGCTGCGGCTGGAGCCCGGCGCGCCCCTGGAGCTGGCAGCGGCCGCCCAACTCGAGCCCCTCGGACTCCTGCCCCCCTCGCCCCAGCGTCCGCCCGGCTGGTGCAGCGAGCTGCATCCTGGCCTGGCCCCCTGGCTTGGCGAGTGTGCCGCAGCCGTGGCCGAGGGCCAGCTGCTGGTGATCGACTACGCCTTAGAGGCCTGGCGCTACTACGCCCCCCAGCGCAGCAGCGGCACCTTGATGGCCTACCGGGGCCAGCAGGCCAGCGGCGATCCGCTGCTGGAGCCAGGCGCCTGGGATCTCACCGCCCACCTATGTATTGAGAGCGTGGACGCTGCCGCCGCCGCCAGCGGCTGGCAGCCCCTGGGCCAGTGTCGTCAGGGCCAGGCCCTGCTAGCCCTCGGCCTGGCGGAGCGCCTCCACGGCCTCCAGCAGGAAGCCCCGGCTGCCCTGGCCAGCGTGCTGGCCCGGCGCGAGGCCCTGCTGCGGCTGGTGGATCCCGTGGCTTTGGGGGATTTCCGCTGGCTGGCCTACGGCCGGGGGGTGACCCCGGAGCTGCCCCGCTTCAGCCGGGAGCCGGGATCGCTGACTCCAGCCACTGGTTGA
- a CDS encoding SDR family oxidoreductase produces MSMVAVTGASGKTGWRVVDEAMKRGLAVRAIVRPGSVLPAALAEAEQQGRLDVRRLDFSATEALHAALSGCDSLVIATGARPSVDLAGPLKVDAFGVRDQIRACQAVGLKRVVLVSSLCAGRWQHPLNLFGLILVWKRLGERWLEESGLDWTVVRPGGLSEDDSRSEREGVVYSGPNQQESSSLPRRLVARVCLEALETPAASGRIIEITSSPTQQPQALNQWLESAIPAPG; encoded by the coding sequence ATGAGCATGGTGGCAGTGACGGGAGCATCCGGCAAAACGGGTTGGCGGGTGGTTGATGAAGCCATGAAGCGGGGCCTGGCGGTGCGGGCGATCGTGCGGCCCGGCTCCGTGCTGCCAGCGGCCCTGGCCGAAGCAGAGCAGCAAGGGCGGCTCGATGTGCGGCGACTGGACTTCAGTGCCACCGAGGCCCTGCATGCCGCCCTGAGCGGCTGTGACTCCCTGGTGATCGCCACTGGCGCCCGGCCATCAGTGGATCTGGCCGGCCCCCTCAAGGTGGACGCCTTCGGAGTGCGCGACCAGATCCGCGCCTGCCAGGCAGTGGGTCTGAAGCGGGTGGTGCTGGTGAGTTCGCTCTGCGCCGGTCGCTGGCAGCACCCCCTGAACCTGTTTGGCTTGATCCTGGTGTGGAAACGCCTGGGCGAGCGCTGGCTTGAAGAAAGCGGACTCGACTGGACCGTGGTGCGCCCCGGCGGCCTCAGCGAGGACGACAGCCGCAGCGAAAGGGAGGGGGTGGTTTATTCCGGCCCCAACCAGCAGGAGAGCAGCAGCCTGCCGCGCCGCCTGGTGGCCCGGGTATGCCTAGAGGCCCTGGAAACCCCGGCCGCCAGCGGGCGGATCATCGAAATCACCAGCAGCCCCACCCAGCAGCCCCAAGCCCTCAACCAGTGGCTGGAGTCAGCGATCCCGGCTCCCGGCTGA
- a CDS encoding ABC transporter ATP-binding protein has protein sequence MIRASGLSKTYRISEKQPGLAGTIQHLLRRRHRDVLAVDGISFTIEPGEIVGFLGPNGAGKTTTLKMLTGLIHPSGGELEVAGHQPYRRQARFLRQITLVMGNRQQLLWDLPALDSLRVNAAVYGIAEAEAQRRIGQLAEMLELGQELRRPMRKLSLGQRMKAELLAALLHEPAVLFLDEPTLGLDVNAQARVRDFLADYNRRTGATVLLTSHYMGDITALCPRVLLIHQGQLFHDGSLADLTQRLAPCRQVRLELADLHPPEAFAGFGQLEAHQGHLVRLLVPRAQLAEQVAALLERFAVVDLEVSDPPVEELIGGLFRQRDSNAEASQ, from the coding sequence ATCATTCGCGCTAGTGGGTTGAGCAAGACCTACCGAATCAGCGAGAAGCAGCCTGGCCTGGCCGGCACAATCCAGCATCTGCTGCGGCGTCGCCATCGCGATGTGCTGGCGGTGGATGGAATCAGCTTCACGATTGAGCCGGGGGAGATCGTTGGCTTCCTGGGCCCTAACGGCGCCGGCAAGACCACCACCTTGAAGATGCTCACCGGCCTGATCCACCCCAGCGGCGGCGAGCTGGAGGTGGCAGGCCATCAGCCCTATCGGCGTCAGGCCCGCTTCTTGCGCCAGATCACCCTGGTGATGGGCAACCGCCAGCAGCTGCTCTGGGACCTGCCCGCCCTCGATTCCCTACGGGTGAATGCCGCGGTCTACGGCATTGCGGAGGCGGAGGCGCAGCGCCGCATTGGCCAACTCGCCGAGATGCTGGAGCTGGGCCAGGAGCTGCGGCGCCCGATGCGCAAGCTTTCCCTGGGCCAGCGGATGAAGGCCGAACTGCTGGCGGCCCTGTTGCACGAGCCGGCGGTTTTGTTTCTCGATGAGCCCACCCTGGGTCTGGATGTAAATGCCCAGGCGCGGGTGCGGGACTTCCTCGCCGACTACAACCGCCGCACCGGCGCCACCGTGCTGCTCACCAGCCATTACATGGGCGACATCACGGCCCTTTGCCCGCGGGTGCTGCTGATCCACCAGGGCCAGCTCTTCCACGATGGCTCCCTAGCCGATCTCACCCAGCGGTTGGCCCCCTGCCGCCAGGTGCGGCTAGAGCTTGCCGACCTCCATCCACCGGAGGCCTTTGCCGGTTTCGGCCAGCTCGAGGCCCATCAGGGCCATCTGGTCCGGCTGCTGGTGCCGCGGGCCCAGCTCGCCGAGCAGGTGGCGGCGCTACTGGAGCGCTTTGCGGTGGTGGATCTGGAGGTGAGTGATCCGCCGGTCGAGGAGCTGATCGGCGGATTGTTCCGCCAGCGCGATTCAAACGCCGAGGCCTCCCAGTGA
- a CDS encoding ABC transporter permease, protein MLEYRAEIALWALSGVLPLIMLGVWSGSGAAAAAGLSAQQLSHYFLAAFVVRQFTVVWLIQVFEDDALQGRLSPFLLQPLSPLWRYLAAHFSEQASRIPFVAVMLLVVGLAAPGLLWLPSAGNLLLGILAIVAAFLLRFLLQVLVTTLCFWSERAAALDRLLMIPYLFLSGIVAPLNTFPPAVRRLALATPFPWMVDFPARLLAGEPVNVALGFGAIAAWCLLLLPIGHWLWRAGLRRYSAMGA, encoded by the coding sequence ATGCTCGAATACCGGGCCGAGATCGCCCTCTGGGCCCTATCTGGGGTGTTGCCCTTGATCATGCTCGGCGTCTGGAGCGGCTCGGGCGCGGCGGCGGCGGCTGGTCTCTCAGCCCAGCAGCTCAGCCACTACTTCCTGGCTGCCTTTGTGGTGCGCCAGTTCACGGTGGTTTGGCTGATTCAGGTGTTCGAAGACGACGCCCTGCAGGGCCGCCTCTCGCCCTTCTTGCTGCAGCCACTTTCGCCGCTCTGGCGATACCTGGCGGCCCATTTCAGTGAGCAGGCTTCGCGAATTCCCTTTGTGGCCGTGATGCTGCTGGTGGTGGGGCTGGCGGCGCCCGGTTTGCTGTGGTTGCCGTCTGCGGGCAATTTGCTGCTGGGAATTCTGGCGATTGTGGCGGCCTTTCTGCTGCGCTTTTTGCTGCAGGTGCTCGTTACCACCCTCTGTTTTTGGAGTGAGCGGGCAGCGGCCCTCGATCGGCTGTTGATGATCCCCTACTTGTTTCTATCGGGAATAGTGGCGCCCTTGAATACCTTTCCTCCAGCGGTGCGGCGGCTGGCCCTGGCCACGCCCTTCCCCTGGATGGTCGACTTTCCCGCTCGGCTGCTGGCCGGCGAACCGGTGAATGTGGCGTTGGGTTTTGGGGCGATCGCCGCCTGGTGCCTGCTGCTGCTGCCGATCGGCCACTGGCTGTGGCGGGCCGGCCTGCGCCGCTACTCGGCGATGGGCGCATGA
- a CDS encoding ABC transporter permease, with protein MREFVRYWRSLRCFWGTSLAAELEYPLNAWIELLSVLGNLAGSVFVLQLLFGGGPQLGGWSWSGALVVLGLYTLLDGFTTCVLQPNLSRIVNHVQTGTLDYVLLKPIDSQFWLSARTVSPWGLPGILAGFGLIVWALLNRGPGAPSGLPAAGPVLLSLALLFAALVILYSLWFVLAALSIWFVKVWNATEVLRYTLVAGRYPVSAYPPALRLLFTFVLPVAFLTTVPAEALLGRGSAIWAFGSLLAAGLCLVASRLLWRYAQRFYTSASS; from the coding sequence ATGAGGGAGTTTGTGCGCTACTGGCGCAGCCTGCGCTGCTTCTGGGGCACCTCCCTGGCTGCCGAACTCGAGTACCCGCTCAATGCCTGGATCGAGCTGCTGTCGGTGCTGGGCAACCTGGCCGGCAGCGTCTTTGTGCTGCAGCTGCTCTTTGGTGGTGGACCCCAGCTGGGGGGCTGGAGCTGGAGTGGCGCTTTGGTGGTGCTGGGCCTCTACACGCTGCTAGATGGGTTCACCACCTGCGTGCTGCAGCCCAACCTCAGCCGCATCGTTAACCACGTGCAGACCGGCACCCTCGACTACGTGCTGCTCAAGCCAATTGACAGCCAGTTCTGGCTGTCGGCCCGCACCGTGTCGCCCTGGGGGCTGCCAGGAATATTGGCTGGCTTTGGCCTGATTGTTTGGGCCCTGCTGAACAGGGGTCCTGGGGCTCCATCTGGCCTGCCGGCGGCTGGGCCCGTGCTGCTCTCGCTGGCGCTGCTGTTTGCAGCCCTGGTGATTCTCTACAGCCTCTGGTTTGTGTTGGCGGCCCTCAGCATCTGGTTTGTGAAGGTGTGGAATGCCACCGAGGTGTTGCGCTACACCCTGGTGGCGGGCCGCTACCCGGTGAGTGCCTATCCGCCGGCGCTGCGGTTGCTGTTCACCTTTGTGCTGCCGGTGGCCTTCCTCACCACCGTGCCAGCCGAGGCGCTGCTGGGTCGGGGGTCAGCCATCTGGGCTTTCGGTTCGCTGCTGGCTGCCGGGCTGTGCCTGGTAGCCAGTCGCCTGTTGTGGCGCTACGCCCAGCGCTTCTACACCTCTGCTTCTAGTTGA
- a CDS encoding aromatic ring-hydroxylating dioxygenase subunit alpha, whose protein sequence is MDSASGASIRDEHWLQRWYPVAYLQDLDSRRPTAFTLLEMDLVLWWDAAGQQWCAFADVCPHRLVPLSEGRLNQRGELECPYHGWSFNAQGSCTAIPQAEAASGANPRSSCRRYATASAQGLLFVFAGDPAAAAAVPLPLVPVLEEPGWLVQDTFRDLPMDALTLLENVLDVSHVPFTHHRTVGKRQNAAPVVAELTSFGAEGFTATWPEGPRRGRLGSQFTTFQAPGLMWHDLTAKGFARFLTVVYATPIRAGECRLFARFPFQFRSLLPRLLLRARPVWLQHIGNHTVLEDDQVFLHWQERVQNQASFLPSSADIYVRALHKWVKDFAGLPCPGSALPPRLGRAALMDRYDSHTRHCRACSGALRQIRRWRPVVLVALGVELLLAAWLPGLSARLTLLVLLGGSALLLRQLNRWERQLLRGDGHPPRNAL, encoded by the coding sequence ATGGATTCCGCCAGCGGCGCCAGCATCAGGGATGAGCACTGGTTGCAGCGTTGGTATCCGGTGGCCTATCTGCAGGATCTCGACTCTCGCCGCCCCACGGCCTTCACCCTGCTGGAGATGGATCTGGTGCTGTGGTGGGACGCTGCAGGCCAGCAGTGGTGCGCCTTTGCCGACGTCTGCCCCCACCGGCTCGTGCCCTTGAGCGAAGGCCGCCTCAACCAAAGGGGTGAGCTGGAGTGCCCGTATCACGGTTGGAGTTTCAACGCCCAGGGCAGCTGCACGGCGATCCCCCAGGCCGAAGCCGCAAGCGGCGCCAACCCCCGCAGCTCCTGCCGCCGCTACGCCACAGCCAGCGCCCAGGGGCTGCTGTTTGTTTTTGCCGGCGACCCGGCGGCGGCGGCGGCGGTGCCCCTGCCGCTGGTGCCCGTGCTCGAGGAACCCGGCTGGCTGGTGCAGGACACCTTCCGCGACCTGCCGATGGATGCCCTCACCCTGCTGGAGAACGTGCTCGATGTGAGCCATGTGCCCTTCACCCACCACCGCACGGTGGGTAAGCGCCAGAACGCCGCTCCAGTGGTAGCTGAGCTGACCAGTTTCGGGGCGGAGGGGTTCACTGCTACGTGGCCCGAGGGCCCGCGCCGGGGGCGCCTGGGCAGCCAGTTCACCACCTTTCAGGCGCCGGGCCTGATGTGGCACGACCTCACGGCGAAGGGATTTGCCCGCTTCCTCACGGTTGTGTACGCAACGCCGATCCGGGCTGGGGAATGCCGCTTGTTTGCCCGCTTCCCGTTTCAGTTCCGCTCGCTGTTGCCCCGGCTGCTGCTGCGGGCTCGGCCGGTGTGGTTGCAGCACATCGGTAACCACACCGTGCTCGAAGACGACCAGGTGTTTCTGCACTGGCAGGAACGGGTTCAAAACCAGGCGAGCTTCCTGCCCAGCAGCGCCGACATCTACGTGCGGGCGTTGCACAAATGGGTCAAAGATTTTGCCGGCCTGCCATGCCCAGGCTCCGCCCTGCCACCCCGGCTGGGACGGGCAGCTTTGATGGATCGCTACGACAGCCACACCCGCCACTGCCGTGCCTGCTCCGGTGCCCTGCGGCAGATACGCCGCTGGCGGCCGGTCGTGCTGGTGGCCCTGGGGGTGGAACTGCTGCTGGCGGCCTGGCTGCCCGGGCTGTCGGCCCGGTTGACCCTGCTGGTGCTGCTTGGCGGCAGCGCCCTGCTGCTGCGGCAGCTAAACCGCTGGGAGCGCCAGCTATTGCGCGGCGACGGCCACCCACCCCGCAACGCCCTTTAG
- the aroB gene encoding 3-dehydroquinate synthase, whose product MDLQTIRVELQAAPYPVIIGSAALLTLGDQIRGLGFKAGTKVLLVTNAVVEAHYGATALQSLSKAGLDASTLVIEAGEDQKTPATVGLIHDAAFGRRLERGSLIVALGGGVVGDMAGFAAATWLRGIAVVQVPTTLLAMVDAAIGGKTGVNHPGGKNLIGAFHQPRLVLIDPSSLGTLPEREFRAGMAEVIKYGVIGDPELLADLEACRAQLASLTSLPAELLQRILVRSAAAKAKVVAADEHEGGLRAILNYGHTLGHVVETLCGYGTYLHGEAVGLGMLAAGEISLAMGLWSASDQARQRAVIAAAGLPLAWPALDPDAVLACLQGDKKVREGQVRFVLPTGIGRVEIRSDVSEATIRSALASCT is encoded by the coding sequence ATGGATCTGCAAACGATCAGGGTGGAGCTGCAGGCTGCCCCCTACCCGGTGATCATCGGCTCGGCAGCCTTGCTGACTCTGGGCGACCAGATTCGGGGCCTTGGCTTTAAAGCAGGCACCAAGGTGCTGCTGGTGACCAACGCCGTGGTGGAAGCCCACTACGGCGCAACTGCCCTGCAAAGCCTCAGCAAGGCGGGGCTTGACGCCAGCACCCTGGTGATCGAGGCGGGAGAAGATCAGAAAACCCCAGCCACCGTGGGCCTGATCCATGACGCAGCCTTTGGCCGCCGGCTGGAGCGGGGCTCGCTGATCGTTGCCCTTGGCGGTGGCGTGGTGGGCGACATGGCGGGATTTGCGGCAGCCACCTGGCTGCGAGGCATTGCCGTGGTGCAGGTGCCCACCACCCTGCTGGCCATGGTGGATGCGGCGATCGGCGGCAAGACCGGCGTCAATCACCCCGGCGGCAAAAACCTAATCGGTGCTTTTCACCAGCCGCGCTTGGTGCTGATCGACCCCAGCAGCCTTGGCACCCTGCCGGAGCGGGAATTTCGCGCTGGCATGGCCGAGGTGATCAAATACGGCGTGATCGGCGACCCCGAGCTGCTTGCCGACCTAGAGGCATGCCGCGCCCAGCTGGCCAGCTTGACCTCATTGCCAGCCGAGCTGCTTCAGCGAATCCTGGTGCGCTCCGCCGCCGCCAAGGCGAAGGTGGTGGCCGCCGACGAACACGAAGGGGGCCTGCGGGCGATCCTCAACTACGGCCACACCCTGGGCCACGTGGTGGAGACCCTGTGCGGCTATGGCACCTACCTCCATGGCGAAGCCGTTGGTTTGGGCATGCTGGCGGCCGGCGAAATCTCCCTGGCCATGGGCCTATGGAGCGCCAGCGACCAGGCGCGCCAGCGGGCCGTAATCGCCGCCGCAGGTCTGCCACTGGCCTGGCCAGCCCTCGATCCCGACGCCGTGCTGGCTTGCCTGCAGGGCGACAAGAAGGTGCGGGAGGGTCAGGTGCGTTTCGTGCTGCCCACCGGCATCGGCAGGGTTGAGATCCGCAGCGACGTCAGCGAGGCAACGATCCGCAGCGCGCTCGCCAGCTGCACCTAA